Proteins encoded by one window of Lutibacter sp. A64:
- a CDS encoding glycosyl hydrolase — protein sequence MATRRWPSNTWMSFRKTVTLDVLFSWTQDLLKQSKIASDVVIRSPSEKVYQIHQYTQDKDIYFFTNIHRFEATSFEAKFPVENKYPWVWNPETGVRTPFHYTTNAGELSISLDPLQSLLLIFEDEKPKEKIAEVNTKIKESKLLNGTWTVIGRRVDNTTFTWKMDSLTDFSKSTDSTQSTFGGEIIYKITINNDDDFTHIDLGDVNEGITELYVNGKNIGKRWYGKAVYPISGYLTKGENNLEIHYTSVLANYCKSLKNNPMSHQWTKRYNDKVSTGLEGPVRLLRY from the coding sequence ATGGCAACAAGAAGATGGCCATCAAATACTTGGATGAGTTTTAGAAAAACAGTGACATTAGATGTATTGTTCTCATGGACGCAAGATTTATTGAAACAATCTAAAATAGCTTCTGACGTGGTAATAAGAAGTCCAAGTGAAAAAGTATATCAGATACATCAATATACTCAAGATAAAGATATTTACTTCTTTACAAATATACATAGGTTTGAAGCTACAAGTTTTGAAGCGAAATTCCCTGTTGAAAATAAATATCCTTGGGTTTGGAATCCTGAAACGGGAGTGAGAACACCTTTCCATTACACAACGAATGCTGGAGAGTTAAGTATCTCTTTAGACCCATTACAATCGCTTTTATTAATCTTTGAAGACGAAAAACCAAAAGAAAAAATTGCAGAGGTTAATACAAAAATTAAAGAATCAAAGCTATTAAACGGGACTTGGACAGTTATTGGAAGGCGAGTAGATAATACTACATTTACTTGGAAAATGGATAGCCTTACAGATTTTAGCAAATCGACCGATAGCACCCAAAGTACATTTGGGGGTGAAATTATTTACAAAATAACAATAAATAATGATGATGATTTTACACATATAGATTTAGGCGATGTTAATGAAGGAATAACCGAACTTTATGTCAACGGTAAAAATATAGGAAAACGTTGGTATGGGAAAGCAGTTTATCCAATATCAGGGTATCTTACGAAAGGAGAAAATAATCTAGAGATTCATTATACTTCTGTGTTGGCTAATTATTGTAAATCGTTAAAAAATAATCCAATGTCTCATCAGTGGACAAAAAGATATAATGATAAAGTTTCTACGGGACTTGAAGGCCCAGTAAGATTATTAAGGTATTAA
- a CDS encoding L-fucose/L-arabinose isomerase family protein, whose amino-acid sequence MKVGLFGIGLDTYWPQFEGLLERLEGYQNQIANKMNEFGAEVVNVGLVDSPEKAAKTADRLKKEDVDLVFLYVSTYALSSTVLPVAQKLKCPVIILNIQPVAAIDYERFNKLGDRGKMTGEWLAHCQACSVPELANVFNRTGIDYEFVTGYLGEQAVWDEMQDWIDAANVASVMNNNRLGVLGHYYGGMLDVYSDLTKQSGAFGTHIEIVEMCEVKKYRDEVTEAEVAEKIKEFHATFEVLEVCEEEEIIRAAKTSIALDKMVKNHNLGSLAYYYEGEAGNEYENIVTSVIAGNTLLTGKNVPVSGEYEVKNAQAMKIMDAFGVGGSFSEFYAMDFNDDIVMLGHDGPAHFAIAQGNVQLVPLPVYHGKPGKGLSIQMTVKHGPVTLLSVVEGKDEVFLLVAEGESVEGPILQIGNTNSRYRFSIGARAFMNQWSKQGPSHHCAIGVGHIANKIEKLGNLLNLKVVKVC is encoded by the coding sequence ATGAAAGTAGGATTATTTGGTATCGGTTTAGATACCTATTGGCCTCAGTTTGAAGGCTTGTTAGAACGATTAGAAGGTTATCAAAACCAGATAGCAAATAAAATGAATGAATTTGGAGCTGAAGTTGTAAATGTAGGATTGGTAGATTCACCTGAAAAAGCTGCGAAAACAGCCGATAGGTTAAAAAAGGAGGATGTAGATTTGGTGTTTTTATACGTTTCAACGTATGCATTATCTTCTACCGTTTTACCTGTAGCACAAAAACTAAAATGCCCTGTTATTATTTTAAATATTCAACCTGTAGCAGCCATAGATTATGAGCGTTTCAATAAACTAGGCGATCGTGGTAAAATGACAGGAGAATGGTTGGCGCACTGTCAGGCTTGTTCTGTTCCCGAATTGGCAAATGTATTTAACCGTACAGGTATCGATTATGAGTTTGTTACAGGGTATTTAGGTGAGCAAGCTGTTTGGGATGAAATGCAAGATTGGATAGACGCTGCAAACGTAGCATCGGTAATGAATAACAATCGTTTGGGTGTTTTAGGTCATTATTATGGCGGTATGTTAGATGTATATTCAGATCTTACAAAACAATCTGGAGCCTTTGGAACCCATATTGAAATTGTTGAAATGTGCGAAGTTAAAAAATACAGAGATGAAGTTACAGAAGCCGAAGTAGCCGAAAAAATAAAAGAATTTCATGCTACATTTGAAGTTTTAGAGGTTTGTGAAGAAGAAGAAATTATTCGTGCAGCAAAAACATCTATTGCGTTAGATAAAATGGTGAAGAATCATAATTTAGGTTCTTTAGCATATTATTATGAAGGGGAAGCAGGTAATGAATATGAAAACATTGTAACTTCTGTAATTGCTGGAAATACGTTGCTAACAGGTAAAAACGTACCTGTATCAGGAGAATATGAAGTGAAAAATGCCCAGGCCATGAAAATTATGGATGCCTTTGGGGTTGGAGGTTCATTCTCTGAATTTTATGCAATGGACTTTAATGATGATATTGTAATGTTAGGACATGATGGTCCTGCTCATTTTGCCATTGCTCAAGGAAATGTACAACTAGTGCCGTTACCTGTTTATCATGGAAAACCAGGAAAAGGACTTTCAATACAAATGACCGTAAAGCACGGACCTGTAACCTTACTTTCAGTAGTTGAGGGTAAAGATGAAGTGTTTTTATTAGTTGCTGAAGGTGAATCTGTTGAAGGGCCTATTCTTCAAATAGGAAATACAAACAGCCGTTATCGTTTTTCAATTGGAGCAAGAGCATTTATGAATCAATGGTCTAAACAAGGACCTTCACATCATTGCGCTATTGGAGTTGGGCATATTGCCAATAAAATTGAAAAACTAGGTAACTTATTAAATTTAAAAGTGGTGAAGGTTTGCTAA